One stretch of Chlamydia abortus DNA includes these proteins:
- a CDS encoding DUF5422 family protein yields the protein MNCREVCKESSQIYFDSTFPERVLARRCQNKAEQYPKTAMAIEVFAAVVFGTIKIITFPLMTFSNLLSIPLTFIITAIRSRDCSQALSYFTAWVMSLLISAVIICTVFGLVMISPQVVFFMIGVFGALGASATLLNIHRELFPVRSLQTPEIKRTASLEENTSSPSVVELSPTQNQQNSSEAANLDA from the coding sequence ATGAATTGTCGTGAAGTTTGTAAAGAAAGCTCACAGATTTATTTTGATTCTACTTTTCCTGAGAGGGTTTTAGCGCGTCGTTGTCAAAATAAAGCGGAGCAATATCCCAAAACAGCCATGGCCATTGAAGTATTCGCCGCTGTTGTTTTTGGGACAATTAAAATTATTACTTTCCCTTTAATGACATTCTCTAACTTATTATCCATTCCCCTTACCTTCATAATCACAGCCATCCGATCAAGAGACTGCAGCCAAGCTCTTTCTTATTTCACTGCTTGGGTGATGAGTTTGCTAATTTCTGCGGTGATCATCTGTACTGTTTTCGGTTTAGTGATGATCTCTCCACAAGTAGTTTTCTTTATGATCGGTGTCTTCGGAGCTCTGGGTGCCAGCGCTACCCTTTTAAACATTCACCGGGAATTATTTCCTGTAAGATCTTTACAAACTCCAGAGATTAAAAGAACTGCCAGCTTAGAAGAAAACACCTCGTCTCCATCCGTCGTAGAACTCTCACCGACACAGAACCAGCAAAATTC
- the rnhC gene encoding ribonuclease HIII: MSTPFVTTLSPSLHGLLKDRLEEKGFIFTQPQHTIFQARSPSVSCTLYNSGKLVVQGKGAQEFIDFFLEPEILLTFTHNRMEKDLRPRLGVDESGKGDFFGPLCIAGVYARDAETLKNLYKTKIQDSKMLNDNQILALAKTIRACSTYDVMILYPEKYNELYAKFHNLNLLLAWAHATIIDQLAPRPSGEVFAISDQFASSESVLLQALRKKSTDISVIQKVRAEQDIVVAAASILAREAFIHTITKLEQRFSVKLPKGASAHVKSAGKTILNTQGKEILSLVCKTHFKTFYEICDSTDI, translated from the coding sequence ATGTCCACACCGTTTGTTACTACACTCTCTCCTTCTCTCCACGGCTTACTGAAAGATCGCCTTGAGGAAAAGGGTTTTATTTTCACGCAACCCCAGCACACGATTTTCCAAGCACGTTCTCCTTCGGTAAGCTGTACTCTCTATAACTCGGGGAAACTCGTTGTTCAGGGAAAAGGTGCACAAGAGTTCATTGATTTTTTCTTAGAACCGGAAATTTTATTAACCTTTACCCACAACCGTATGGAGAAGGATCTGCGTCCTCGCCTAGGTGTAGATGAATCCGGGAAAGGAGATTTTTTTGGTCCTCTATGTATTGCGGGAGTCTATGCTCGCGATGCGGAGACTTTGAAAAATCTGTATAAAACAAAAATCCAAGATTCAAAAATGCTCAATGACAACCAAATCCTAGCATTAGCAAAAACCATTCGAGCATGTTCTACATATGATGTGATGATTCTTTATCCTGAGAAATACAACGAACTCTATGCAAAGTTCCATAATCTGAATCTTCTTCTAGCCTGGGCTCATGCGACGATTATCGATCAACTTGCTCCGCGTCCCTCTGGAGAAGTCTTCGCTATCTCAGACCAATTTGCCTCATCAGAAAGTGTTTTACTTCAAGCACTAAGAAAAAAAAGCACGGATATCTCGGTAATTCAAAAAGTCCGTGCTGAGCAAGATATCGTTGTGGCTGCAGCTTCTATATTAGCAAGAGAAGCCTTCATTCATACTATCACCAAACTCGAACAACGTTTTTCTGTAAAGTTACCTAAAGGAGCCTCAGCTCATGTGAAATCTGCAGGGAAAACTATATTAAACACCCAGGGAAAAGAGATTTTATCGCTTGTTTGTAAGACGCATTTCAAAACATTCTATGAAATTTGTGACTCTACAGATATATGA
- a CDS encoding helix-turn-helix domain-containing protein, with translation MAEQIHKELLHLGEVFRTKREEQSLSLKDVEAATSIRYSCLEAIENGYLGKLISPIYAQGFIKKYAAYLGLDGERILQDHPYVMKIFKEFSEHNMEMLLDLESMGGRNSPEKAIRSLSNLWWAGLIVFSGMAIWWLGSLLSLF, from the coding sequence ATGGCAGAACAAATTCATAAAGAGCTCTTACATTTAGGAGAGGTGTTTCGCACAAAACGCGAAGAACAGTCCTTATCTTTAAAAGATGTAGAAGCAGCGACATCCATACGTTACTCCTGTTTAGAAGCTATAGAAAACGGCTATTTAGGCAAGCTCATCTCTCCCATTTACGCTCAGGGATTTATCAAGAAATATGCCGCCTACTTAGGGCTAGATGGCGAGCGCATTCTCCAAGACCATCCTTATGTTATGAAAATCTTCAAAGAATTTTCAGAGCATAATATGGAGATGCTGCTAGATTTAGAATCTATGGGAGGGAGAAATTCCCCAGAAAAAGCCATTCGTAGTTTGTCTAATCTTTGGTGGGCTGGACTTATCGTCTTCAGTGGTATGGCGATTTGGTGGTTGGGATCCCTACTTTCTCTTTTCTAA
- a CDS encoding DUF2608 domain-containing protein, with protein sequence MTSLLKYLPKVSILIVAILGTLTTAEAAKKKHVPMTMVYSFDEVFTHLEKNKEDTLFCINVDSVIQHKYLGSPGWYQNRLSKLSKRFGDFFKAKKRVAEEQVLIDTVISKECLELNVAERFAQILAECSCSLLGMSSLGIESVSSTLKSLKECGIELHSRAFPTEDFFLETTQRCSTSALVQEGVLFCSTLGFSEAMKLLFIYENKMPKNIVFLTDDPEEIKTLGRECIDLGIKFFGLVYYPAAESIFSYVYPYSAAVEIQEEHALAVISDATAQLSLDSLNQKS encoded by the coding sequence GTGACAAGTCTGCTGAAATATCTTCCTAAGGTGTCCATACTTATAGTAGCTATCTTAGGTACATTGACTACAGCTGAGGCAGCAAAGAAAAAACATGTGCCGATGACAATGGTTTATTCTTTTGACGAGGTTTTTACACATTTAGAAAAAAACAAAGAGGATACTTTATTTTGTATTAACGTAGATAGTGTAATTCAGCATAAATATCTAGGTTCTCCGGGCTGGTATCAAAACAGGTTGTCAAAGCTTTCTAAGCGTTTTGGAGATTTTTTTAAGGCAAAAAAACGGGTGGCTGAAGAACAGGTGCTCATAGATACAGTAATAAGTAAAGAATGTTTAGAGTTAAATGTGGCAGAGCGGTTTGCTCAGATACTTGCTGAATGTTCATGTTCTTTATTGGGGATGTCTTCATTAGGTATCGAATCCGTTTCTTCCACATTAAAGAGCTTAAAAGAATGCGGTATAGAATTGCATTCGCGAGCATTTCCTACAGAAGACTTTTTTTTGGAAACTACACAGAGGTGCAGTACATCTGCATTAGTACAAGAGGGTGTTTTATTTTGTAGTACTTTAGGGTTTTCAGAAGCGATGAAGCTGTTGTTTATCTATGAAAATAAAATGCCAAAGAACATAGTATTTTTAACTGATGATCCTGAAGAAATCAAAACTTTAGGACGAGAATGTATAGATTTGGGGATCAAATTTTTTGGCTTAGTATATTATCCTGCTGCAGAAAGCATATTTTCCTATGTTTACCCTTATTCGGCAGCGGTTGAGATTCAAGAAGAACATGCGTTGGCGGTGATCTCCGATGCTACAGCGCAATTATCGCTAGATTCTCTTAATCAAAAGAGTTAA
- a CDS encoding DUF2608 domain-containing protein gives MKVIFFISVFFSVFSLEASIIKVSDIHAVNKYARKGSLVLLGLDETLVFPKQMLGTSSWFNERLENLKKEQSDYDPLAKAFCERIAVSFAVEYELIHPEVPKAIESLALSEAWVMGVSQFPIPMANHFLRSAQALGLMFSSCLPARSDGWMPHLKTLGRPQHAMFIEEQILFTGGLVNGITMEEVLSTLFSTLDTLPQQVIYLDQNQENLISAEAACKQANVYFIGMLYNPAVKRVKSYKSEVAHLQWVQLCNQLSDRYFQSLLTYVLGPEGQG, from the coding sequence ATGAAGGTAATATTTTTTATCTCAGTTTTCTTTTCAGTATTTTCTTTAGAAGCAAGTATTATCAAAGTATCTGATATACACGCTGTGAATAAATACGCGAGAAAAGGTTCGTTGGTTTTATTAGGCTTGGACGAAACGCTCGTCTTCCCTAAACAAATGCTGGGAACCAGCTCTTGGTTTAACGAGCGTTTAGAAAATCTAAAAAAAGAACAGTCGGATTATGATCCTCTTGCTAAGGCTTTTTGCGAAAGAATCGCTGTGTCCTTTGCTGTAGAGTATGAGCTTATTCATCCTGAAGTTCCTAAAGCTATAGAAAGTTTAGCTTTATCCGAAGCTTGGGTCATGGGAGTGTCTCAATTTCCTATCCCTATGGCGAATCATTTTCTTCGTTCTGCCCAAGCTTTAGGTCTAATGTTTTCTTCCTGCTTACCCGCCCGGAGTGATGGGTGGATGCCACATCTTAAAACACTCGGTAGACCTCAACATGCGATGTTTATAGAAGAGCAAATACTCTTTACTGGAGGGCTGGTTAACGGCATCACCATGGAAGAAGTTCTTTCCACTTTATTTTCAACTTTAGACACATTGCCACAACAAGTAATCTATTTGGATCAGAATCAGGAGAACCTGATTTCTGCAGAAGCCGCATGCAAACAAGCCAATGTGTATTTTATAGGGATGCTCTATAATCCAGCTGTAAAACGCGTCAAGAGCTATAAATCTGAAGTTGCTCACCTGCAATGGGTGCAATTGTGTAACCAACTCTCCGATAGGTATTTTCAGTCTTTGCTGACCTATGTCCTGGGTCCAGAGGGGCAAGGATAG
- a CDS encoding thioredoxin domain-containing protein produces the protein MSQPLYTNRLITEKSPYLLLYAHTPVNWYPWCSEAFDLAMKEDKPIFLSIGCAHSRWCQVMLQESFENPEIAAILNEHFINIKVDKEELPHVANLYFDLAQMLSISEEHQSSPSWPLNVFLTPDLLPFFSANYLAAEGKLGLPSFSQTIERLHLMWKNPEERDVLVRQAHKILEIASFIERCARKEMLEEGILRKTVEAIYHDIDPHYGGVKAFPKTPPALLSQFLLRYGVEYQDNRSLFFVDRSLHMMAQGGIFDHLGGGFYCYTIDDKWLIPCFEKRLIDNSFLLLDYLDAWVCMNKPEYRSIAKQTLHYILSELYDPEVGAFYTSEHGERWGDTEGRYATWSGEEIREVLGENAEIFCEYYGISREGFCNGRNILHIPSHIDIEEITDKYGCTIEEFHEIIDRLKEKLLLHRKKKARPFKDDQSLAFQNGWMVYTLAYTGRILGDFSYIGVAQKCGEFICKNLCKHSMLLRRWRDGDAKYSGGLEDYAGVILGALALYETGCGARWLLLAEDLMKEVIVSFRSESGGFYTTDGRDSALLLKQENLSDGEAISGNALVCQALIKLHMLTEKKHYLTYAEDILQIAQARWHTHKFSSLGNLMAAQAYFSRNHQKILISLANEQDREKILSCLAGLFLPHISIVWMREKERESLEEILPAYEHCLIPKEGQTSTVICLLESGVGRKFSNIEEFRTYMNSK, from the coding sequence ATGTCGCAGCCGCTATATACGAACAGACTTATTACTGAAAAATCACCGTATTTGCTTCTTTATGCACATACGCCGGTCAATTGGTATCCTTGGTGTAGCGAGGCTTTTGACCTGGCTATGAAAGAAGATAAGCCGATTTTCCTTTCTATTGGTTGTGCACATTCTCGATGGTGTCAGGTTATGCTTCAGGAAAGCTTCGAAAATCCTGAAATCGCGGCCATACTCAACGAACATTTTATTAATATTAAGGTGGATAAAGAAGAATTACCTCATGTGGCGAACCTGTATTTTGATCTCGCACAAATGCTGTCGATATCAGAAGAGCATCAAAGTTCTCCTTCTTGGCCATTAAATGTATTTTTAACTCCAGATCTCCTGCCTTTTTTCTCCGCAAATTATTTGGCAGCAGAAGGAAAATTAGGGCTACCGTCGTTTTCACAAACGATAGAGAGGCTCCATTTGATGTGGAAGAACCCCGAAGAAAGAGATGTGCTGGTTCGTCAAGCGCATAAGATTCTTGAGATTGCTTCGTTTATAGAGAGATGCGCAAGAAAAGAAATGTTAGAAGAGGGTATCCTCCGAAAAACAGTCGAGGCCATATATCATGATATCGATCCCCATTATGGAGGAGTAAAAGCGTTTCCCAAAACCCCACCAGCTTTGTTGAGCCAGTTTCTCTTGCGTTATGGTGTAGAGTACCAAGATAATAGAAGTTTATTTTTTGTCGATCGTTCTTTGCACATGATGGCACAAGGGGGGATTTTCGATCATTTGGGCGGGGGATTTTATTGCTACACCATTGATGATAAATGGTTAATTCCCTGTTTTGAAAAACGTCTGATCGATAACTCTTTCTTGTTACTAGATTATTTGGATGCTTGGGTCTGTATGAACAAACCTGAGTATCGTTCTATAGCTAAGCAAACGCTCCATTATATTCTTTCTGAACTCTATGATCCTGAGGTGGGGGCCTTCTATACTTCAGAACATGGAGAACGTTGGGGGGATACTGAGGGAAGATACGCCACCTGGTCCGGAGAGGAAATCCGCGAAGTGCTGGGAGAAAATGCCGAGATCTTTTGTGAATACTACGGGATTTCTAGAGAAGGGTTTTGTAATGGAAGAAACATTCTTCATATTCCTTCGCATATTGATATCGAAGAAATTACGGATAAGTATGGTTGCACAATAGAAGAATTCCACGAGATTATCGATAGGCTTAAAGAAAAATTGCTCCTACATAGAAAGAAAAAAGCACGGCCTTTCAAAGATGACCAATCTCTTGCTTTTCAAAATGGTTGGATGGTTTACACACTAGCGTATACCGGGAGAATCCTCGGTGATTTCTCTTACATCGGTGTTGCTCAAAAGTGTGGCGAGTTTATTTGTAAAAATTTATGCAAACACTCCATGTTATTGCGTAGGTGGCGCGATGGCGACGCCAAATACTCCGGAGGATTGGAAGATTACGCCGGGGTGATTCTAGGAGCCCTAGCTCTTTACGAAACCGGTTGTGGAGCTCGGTGGTTATTACTAGCTGAAGATCTTATGAAAGAGGTCATCGTATCCTTTCGTTCGGAAAGTGGAGGATTTTACACCACAGATGGTAGAGACTCGGCATTACTGTTAAAACAGGAAAATCTCTCTGATGGTGAAGCCATTTCGGGAAATGCTCTTGTTTGCCAGGCTTTGATCAAATTGCATATGCTTACAGAAAAGAAGCATTACCTTACCTATGCGGAAGATATCCTACAAATTGCCCAAGCCCGATGGCATACCCATAAGTTTTCTTCTTTAGGGAATCTCATGGCCGCACAAGCATATTTTTCGCGTAATCATCAAAAAATCCTTATTTCTTTAGCTAATGAACAGGATCGTGAGAAAATTTTATCCTGCTTAGCAGGATTGTTCCTGCCCCATATCTCTATTGTTTGGATGCGGGAAAAAGAGCGTGAATCATTAGAAGAGATTCTTCCTGCATATGAACACTGTCTGATCCCTAAAGAAGGGCAAACATCCACAGTGATTTGCTTATTAGAATCGGGGGTAGGGAGAAAATTCTCCAACATTGAAGAGTTTCGCACCTATATGAATTCAAAATAA
- the rsmA gene encoding 16S rRNA (adenine(1518)-N(6)/adenine(1519)-N(6))-dimethyltransferase RsmA, with the protein MSRSSPEQLSRFLAEVHGRPKKGLSQNFLIDGNILRKILAVSCVQAGDWVLEIGPGFGALTEVLVNQGAHVVALEKDSMLEETLKQLPIHLEITDACKYPLSQLQDQGWQGKGRVVANLPYHITTPLLRKLFLEAPNQWKTVTVMIQDEVARRITAQPGGKEYGSLTIFLQFFVDVHYAFKVSPGCFLPKPQVASAVVHMTVKENFPLEEPLRTKFFSLTRAAFGQRRKLLANALKDLYPKERVFEALSQLHFSDKTRPETLSLDDYLKLFYLLSLPA; encoded by the coding sequence TTGTCACGCAGTTCTCCTGAACAACTTAGCCGCTTTTTAGCTGAAGTTCATGGCCGTCCGAAAAAAGGCCTGTCACAGAACTTTTTGATAGATGGGAATATTCTAAGGAAGATCCTTGCTGTTTCTTGTGTACAGGCTGGGGATTGGGTCTTGGAAATCGGCCCCGGATTTGGAGCTCTTACCGAAGTCCTCGTGAATCAAGGAGCTCATGTCGTTGCTTTAGAAAAGGATTCTATGTTGGAGGAAACATTAAAGCAACTTCCCATACATCTAGAAATCACAGATGCTTGTAAATATCCTTTATCACAACTTCAAGATCAGGGCTGGCAAGGAAAAGGACGGGTTGTTGCTAACCTGCCCTATCATATTACCACACCTTTATTAAGAAAATTATTTTTAGAAGCTCCTAACCAGTGGAAAACGGTTACGGTCATGATCCAAGATGAAGTCGCGCGACGTATCACAGCGCAACCCGGAGGTAAAGAATACGGATCATTAACTATCTTTTTACAATTTTTTGTTGATGTGCACTACGCTTTTAAAGTGAGCCCAGGATGCTTTTTACCTAAACCGCAGGTAGCCTCCGCGGTTGTTCATATGACAGTAAAAGAGAACTTTCCTCTTGAAGAACCTCTCCGTACGAAATTCTTTTCTTTAACTCGAGCTGCATTTGGGCAGAGACGAAAACTCTTAGCGAATGCTCTTAAAGATCTTTATCCTAAAGAACGTGTTTTTGAGGCTTTAAGCCAACTACATTTTTCTGACAAAACTCGTCCAGAGACCCTGTCTCTCGATGACTATCTCAAACTCTTTTATCTTCTCTCCTTGCCTGCCTAA
- a CDS encoding 1-deoxy-D-xylulose-5-phosphate synthase encodes MTSYTSSILSQISSPEDLKKLSCSELSLLAEQIRHKIISVLIKTGGHLASNLGIIELTIALHYVFSSPEDKFIFDVGHQTYTHKLLTGRNIEEFERIRHDGGLSGFTSPLESAHDLFFSGHAGNALSLALGMAKATEKSRTHVLPILGDAAFSCGLTFEALNNIHTDLSKFIVILNDNNMSISKNVGVMSKSLSQWIHHPKFSLLSRKLERSLSKIPRYGKSIAKCSHKISTCLRSLVCPIPIFEQFNLAYMGPVDGHDIKALVSLFQKVRDLPFPILIHVCTKKGKGLEIAQENPTKYHGVKANFKLTAEDKLLPTIQPQLTYPDIFGKTVCKLGEISPNLHVVTPAMSLGSRLETFKGTFPERFIDVGIAEGHAVTFSAGIAKANTPVICSIYSTFLHRAMDNVFHDVCLQNLPVIFGIDRAGLAYGDGCSHHGIYDLSFLRAMPNMIICQPRSSIVFQQLLQSSLHWQRPSAIRYPNIPALQGDPIATDINLYRDPGLGEILSQGEDVLIVGLGHMCSAALSIKLQLLSHGISATVVDPIFIKPFDNNLFSILLMHHSKVIIIEEHSIRGGLASEFNDFLATYNFKVDVLHFGIPDSIFSHGDKENLLQRVGLDVDSMVKRILTYFNFRTKKAPSNKLSIV; translated from the coding sequence ATGACTTCTTATACTTCCTCTATTTTAAGTCAAATTTCTTCTCCAGAAGATCTTAAGAAGCTTTCTTGTTCTGAGCTTTCTCTTCTTGCTGAGCAAATACGTCATAAAATTATTTCTGTCCTTATTAAAACAGGAGGACATTTAGCTTCTAATTTAGGAATTATTGAATTAACGATAGCTTTACATTATGTCTTTTCTTCTCCAGAAGATAAATTTATCTTTGACGTTGGGCATCAAACATACACGCACAAACTGCTTACAGGGAGAAACATAGAAGAATTCGAGCGTATTCGTCATGATGGAGGATTAAGTGGATTTACCTCGCCTTTAGAAAGTGCTCACGATTTATTCTTTTCTGGTCATGCAGGCAACGCTTTATCTTTAGCTTTAGGCATGGCAAAAGCTACTGAGAAATCTCGAACACACGTGCTTCCTATTCTTGGTGACGCAGCTTTTTCCTGTGGATTAACCTTCGAAGCTTTAAATAATATTCATACGGATCTATCTAAATTTATTGTCATTTTAAATGACAATAACATGTCGATTTCTAAAAACGTGGGTGTCATGTCCAAAAGCTTATCACAATGGATTCACCACCCTAAATTTAGTTTGCTTTCGCGCAAACTAGAAAGATCATTATCCAAGATTCCCCGCTACGGCAAAAGTATCGCTAAGTGCTCGCATAAGATTTCCACGTGTTTAAGGTCTTTAGTTTGTCCGATTCCTATTTTTGAGCAGTTTAACTTAGCGTATATGGGTCCTGTGGACGGTCACGACATAAAAGCATTAGTCTCTTTATTTCAGAAGGTACGTGACTTACCCTTCCCTATTCTTATCCATGTCTGTACAAAAAAAGGAAAAGGTTTAGAGATAGCTCAGGAAAATCCTACAAAATACCATGGAGTCAAGGCGAATTTCAAACTTACAGCGGAAGATAAGTTACTTCCGACGATTCAACCGCAGCTGACTTATCCTGATATTTTTGGGAAAACTGTATGCAAACTTGGAGAAATCTCTCCGAATTTACATGTGGTTACACCGGCGATGTCCTTAGGATCACGGTTAGAAACGTTTAAAGGAACATTTCCAGAGCGTTTTATCGATGTAGGCATTGCTGAAGGTCATGCTGTGACGTTTTCAGCGGGAATTGCGAAAGCGAATACTCCTGTCATTTGTTCGATTTATTCGACATTTTTGCATCGTGCTATGGATAACGTTTTTCACGATGTATGTTTACAAAATCTCCCGGTGATCTTTGGTATAGATCGTGCAGGTTTAGCCTATGGAGATGGTTGTAGCCACCATGGTATTTATGATTTGAGTTTTCTTCGTGCTATGCCCAACATGATTATCTGTCAGCCGAGAAGCTCTATAGTGTTCCAACAACTGCTACAATCTTCTCTACATTGGCAACGGCCTTCCGCGATTCGTTACCCCAACATTCCAGCACTGCAAGGTGACCCTATCGCTACTGATATCAACCTGTATCGTGATCCAGGATTAGGAGAAATCTTAAGTCAGGGTGAAGATGTTTTGATCGTAGGTCTGGGGCACATGTGTAGCGCGGCGTTATCTATAAAATTGCAGTTACTTAGCCATGGAATTTCTGCTACTGTCGTAGATCCTATATTCATTAAGCCATTTGATAACAATCTCTTTAGCATCTTATTGATGCACCATTCCAAAGTGATCATTATAGAAGAACATTCTATTCGTGGAGGTTTGGCGTCAGAATTTAACGATTTTCTAGCTACTTATAACTTCAAAGTGGACGTCTTACACTTTGGGATTCCCGATAGTATCTTTTCTCATGGAGATAAAGAGAACTTATTACAAAGAGTAGGACTCGATGTAGACAGTATGGTTAAACGGATTCTCACGTACTTTAACTTCCGTACAAAGAAGGCTCCGTCTAACAAGTTGAGTATTGTCTAG
- a CDS encoding exodeoxyribonuclease VII small subunit: MEEITFEKAMERLEEIVDLMNQPSTSLDASLKFYEEADALMRICESRIRKAEERVRELSEKRNEDFLSEEESFVH, from the coding sequence ATGGAAGAAATTACCTTTGAAAAGGCTATGGAAAGGTTAGAAGAGATCGTAGATCTCATGAATCAACCTTCGACATCTTTAGATGCTTCTTTAAAATTTTATGAAGAAGCAGATGCCCTAATGCGTATATGTGAATCACGGATCCGTAAAGCGGAAGAGCGTGTACGTGAGTTGTCTGAAAAACGAAATGAAGATTTTCTTTCAGAAGAAGAGTCTTTCGTACACTAA
- the xseA gene encoding exodeoxyribonuclease VII large subunit, with protein MATSSPPQAVTTLTESIKNLLESNFCHIVVKGELSNVSLQPSGHLYFGIKDSKSFLNGAFFHFKSKYFDRRPKDGDSVIIHGKLTVYAPRGQYQIVAHALVYAGEGDLLQKFEETKKRLAAEGYFSIEKKQPLPRIPKCIGVITSPTGAVIQDILRILSRRCYQYKVLIYPVTVQGATAAKEISQAIEVMNRDKLVDVLVIARGGGSIEDLWAFNEEIIVKAIDASTIPIISAVGHETDYTLCDFAADVRAPTPSAAGEIVCQSSQEQIQIFKSHLRYLNAHAQQLLAGKAKQIQQWKRYLDHVDFFRPPHQSLDYLRVSIERSIQTTLSQSKQRYRQYTRWLQSDILQRMTYRLQDLWKMINLAFQNRLLALKHHCVHIKKNLVIHNTQQYRQRFDPCRDQIHRALSQRLGYFQQSLAHKQTLLKHFTTKINQLFIKETSALNLLKKRLNKAFVYTVCERREHFLYAKENLFLSLNHLVERHRAKYHTVSQQLISLNPKNVLKRGYAMLFDFNENSAIISAKSLHKHSCVRVRLQDGEATLTVTDVQNFETQEF; from the coding sequence ATGGCAACTTCATCTCCTCCTCAAGCGGTAACGACTCTTACCGAATCTATAAAAAATCTACTCGAGTCAAATTTTTGCCATATTGTGGTTAAAGGAGAATTAAGTAACGTCTCTTTACAGCCGAGCGGGCATCTCTATTTTGGTATTAAAGATAGTAAATCTTTTTTAAACGGTGCTTTTTTTCATTTTAAAAGTAAGTATTTTGACCGTCGCCCTAAAGATGGTGACTCGGTGATCATTCACGGGAAACTTACCGTTTATGCACCGAGAGGTCAATACCAAATCGTAGCCCACGCCTTAGTTTATGCTGGGGAAGGTGATCTCTTACAAAAATTCGAAGAAACTAAGAAGCGTCTTGCAGCCGAAGGGTACTTCTCTATAGAAAAAAAACAACCCCTTCCGAGAATTCCAAAATGTATTGGCGTGATTACCAGCCCCACAGGAGCCGTAATTCAAGACATTTTACGTATTCTTTCTCGTCGTTGTTATCAGTATAAGGTCCTAATTTATCCTGTGACAGTACAAGGAGCTACAGCAGCAAAAGAAATATCTCAAGCGATTGAAGTAATGAATAGAGATAAGCTTGTTGATGTTCTTGTCATAGCTCGCGGTGGTGGCAGTATTGAAGATCTTTGGGCTTTTAACGAAGAAATCATTGTCAAGGCCATAGACGCCAGCACAATCCCTATTATTTCTGCTGTTGGACATGAAACAGATTATACATTATGTGATTTTGCTGCTGACGTACGTGCGCCCACCCCTTCAGCTGCTGGAGAAATTGTCTGTCAAAGTAGTCAAGAACAAATTCAAATATTTAAAAGTCATTTACGCTATTTGAATGCTCATGCACAGCAACTGCTTGCAGGGAAAGCAAAGCAAATTCAGCAATGGAAGCGGTACTTAGATCACGTAGATTTTTTCCGTCCTCCCCATCAATCTTTAGACTATCTTCGTGTCTCTATAGAACGGTCAATACAAACAACACTTTCACAAAGCAAGCAACGCTATAGGCAATATACGCGCTGGTTGCAAAGTGATATTTTACAACGTATGACGTACCGTCTCCAAGATCTTTGGAAAATGATCAATCTCGCTTTCCAAAATCGTTTGCTGGCTTTAAAACACCACTGTGTGCATATTAAAAAAAATCTTGTTATTCACAACACGCAGCAGTATAGGCAGAGATTCGATCCTTGTAGAGATCAAATTCACAGAGCTTTATCTCAGCGTTTAGGATATTTTCAGCAATCTTTAGCTCACAAGCAAACGTTATTAAAACATTTTACAACCAAAATTAATCAATTATTTATAAAAGAAACATCTGCCCTTAACCTCTTAAAAAAACGGTTAAATAAAGCTTTCGTTTATACAGTATGCGAACGTAGGGAGCATTTTTTATACGCTAAAGAAAATCTCTTCCTTTCCCTCAACCATCTTGTGGAAAGACATCGAGCAAAATACCACACTGTTTCCCAACAGTTAATTTCATTAAATCCTAAAAATGTTTTAAAACGCGGGTATGCTATGCTCTTTGACTTTAATGAAAATTCGGCTATCATTTCGGCCAAAAGTTTACATAAACATAGTTGTGTAAGGGTAAGACTACAAGATGGAGAAGCCACTCTTACTGTGACGGATGTTCAGAACTTTGAAACTCAAGAGTTTTAG